One window of Thermodesulfobacteriota bacterium genomic DNA carries:
- the hutH gene encoding histidine ammonia-lyase has protein sequence MQDILLGFDNMTIEDLVAIARDGAGVQLTKGSEQRIVNTRKLIEKLVEEEKPIYGVTTGFGALSDVTIPKKDAGQLQNNILMSHAAGVGRPLEEEIVRAIMALRIKDLARGHSGIRLETVLQLIRILNAGICPVVPEKGSVGASGDLVPMAHLSLVLLGMGEAFYQGNRLSGKEALKKCGMDLIRLNAAEGLALVNGTQVMTAIAGLAVYDSLRLSKMIDIAAAMSLEVLMGSKTEFDPRIHQLRPHPGQAVAADNMDRITLNSEIITSHKDCRRIQDAYTLRCSPQVHGASKDVIAYALNAVTVEMNSSTGNPLIFPETREFLLGGNFHGQPVALAMDFLCMAVSELANISERRVERLVNPKLSGLPAFLVSDGGLNSGFMLAQYTAASLVSENKVLSHPACVDSIPTSANKEDHVSMGTISARKCREIIKNTENVIAIELLCGAQAMDLFTNMKPGEGTMAAYNVIRGPVSHLDSDRVLSKDIEAVKGLMRSGKILQAVEQKVGALK, from the coding sequence ATGCAGGATATACTTTTGGGTTTTGATAATATGACCATTGAAGATCTGGTTGCCATCGCCAGAGATGGAGCCGGTGTTCAGTTGACCAAAGGATCGGAACAACGGATTGTCAACACGCGGAAATTAATCGAAAAGCTGGTGGAAGAAGAAAAGCCAATTTATGGCGTCACCACTGGATTTGGCGCTTTAAGTGATGTGACCATACCTAAAAAGGACGCCGGGCAGCTGCAGAATAATATTCTCATGAGCCATGCAGCGGGAGTTGGCCGCCCGCTGGAAGAAGAGATTGTTCGAGCGATCATGGCCCTGAGGATAAAGGACCTGGCAAGGGGCCATTCAGGCATTCGTCTCGAGACCGTACTACAGCTTATCAGGATTTTAAACGCAGGCATTTGCCCCGTCGTACCGGAAAAGGGATCTGTTGGGGCAAGTGGGGACCTGGTGCCCATGGCTCATCTTTCCCTTGTTCTGCTTGGAATGGGAGAAGCTTTCTACCAAGGCAACCGGCTGTCAGGAAAAGAAGCTTTGAAAAAATGCGGTATGGATTTGATCCGTTTGAACGCAGCCGAAGGTCTCGCCCTGGTAAATGGTACCCAGGTGATGACTGCGATTGCCGGACTTGCGGTGTATGACTCCCTGAGACTTTCAAAAATGATCGACATCGCGGCGGCCATGAGTCTGGAAGTTCTCATGGGAAGCAAAACAGAATTTGACCCAAGAATTCATCAACTGCGACCACACCCGGGACAGGCTGTGGCGGCGGACAACATGGACAGGATCACCCTAAACAGCGAGATCATTACTTCTCATAAAGACTGCCGCCGCATTCAGGATGCATATACGCTCAGGTGTTCTCCACAGGTGCATGGGGCGAGTAAGGATGTTATCGCATATGCATTGAATGCGGTAACGGTAGAAATGAATTCTTCCACCGGCAATCCGCTTATTTTCCCGGAGACCCGAGAGTTTCTCCTGGGTGGAAATTTTCACGGGCAGCCGGTTGCTTTGGCCATGGACTTTCTATGCATGGCTGTCTCTGAACTGGCAAATATTTCGGAAAGACGTGTCGAACGCCTGGTTAATCCCAAGCTAAGCGGACTTCCGGCCTTTCTTGTCAGTGATGGGGGGCTGAATTCAGGATTCATGCTTGCACAGTACACGGCGGCGTCCCTCGTTTCGGAAAACAAAGTTCTTAGCCATCCGGCATGTGTGGACTCTATTCCAACTTCAGCCAACAAGGAAGATCATGTATCCATGGGAACCATTTCTGCGCGTAAATGCCGGGAAATTATTAAAAATACGGAAAATGTGATTGCCATTGAGCTTTTATGCGGCGCCCAGGCCATGGACCTTTTCACCAACATGAAACCCGGAGAAGGGACTATGGCGGCATACAACGTTATACGTGGACCTGTTTCCCATCTGGACAGCGATCGCGTACTGTCAAAGGATATCGAAGCTGTAAAAGGCCTGATGCGAAGCGGAAAGATTTTGCAAGCTGTCGAACAAAAAGTCGGAGCACTTAAATAA
- a CDS encoding YbhB/YbcL family Raf kinase inhibitor-like protein: MELKSSAFNDGDMIPGKYTCDSEDISPPLEWKSLPENTQSIALISDDPDAPVGTWVHWVYYDIPPDTKGLPENITPQENPDIGGKQGMNDFRRIGYGGPCPPGGTHRYYFKIYALDTLLNLPAGADKRQLLKAMEGHIIDQAQLMGKYKR; this comes from the coding sequence ATGGAACTAAAAAGCTCAGCATTTAATGACGGCGACATGATACCCGGTAAGTACACCTGTGATAGTGAAGATATCTCGCCGCCTCTGGAATGGAAATCATTGCCTGAAAACACCCAATCCATCGCCCTTATCTCCGATGACCCGGACGCCCCTGTGGGAACGTGGGTTCATTGGGTGTATTATGACATACCGCCGGATACAAAGGGTTTACCGGAAAATATAACCCCGCAGGAAAACCCGGACATCGGCGGTAAACAGGGAATGAATGATTTTCGCCGAATCGGTTATGGAGGCCCATGCCCGCCCGGTGGCACCCACAGGTATTACTTCAAGATTTACGCCCTGGATACTTTGCTAAACCTTCCTGCCGGTGCCGACAAGAGGCAACTTTTGAAGGCAATGGAAGGGCATATCATCGACCAGGCACAGCTTATGGGGAAATACAAAAGATAG
- the sppA gene encoding signal peptide peptidase SppA: protein MRTYPLIISALLVLFFSGCASPRITLFSDDTVPLQEFTLQGKGKDKILVIPIKGEISGSTSKGFIFTKPSMIQEIIAQLKLAEKDRKIKAVILKIDSPGGTVTASDILYHEIAAFKNRTGIKLVVAMMDVAASGGYYIALPADFILAHPTSITGSIGVIFMQPKVNRLMEKIGVGLDINKSGKNKDMGSPFRHTTHEERQIFQDLTDELGKRFLNLVSTHRKLDKNQLAKISTARIYLAPKALELGLIDQIGYLEDAIKKTCKLAKLPQDARVVIYRRTQYPNDNLYNTAVDRQGGQGLSLIDLNLPQSTRPLNTGFYYLWMP from the coding sequence ATGCGAACCTACCCTTTAATCATTTCAGCGCTCCTTGTTCTTTTTTTCAGCGGTTGTGCATCCCCCAGGATCACCCTTTTTTCCGACGACACCGTACCACTTCAGGAATTTACCCTTCAGGGTAAGGGGAAGGATAAGATACTTGTTATTCCCATAAAAGGAGAAATATCGGGCAGCACCAGCAAAGGATTTATTTTTACAAAACCGAGCATGATCCAGGAGATCATCGCCCAGCTTAAGCTGGCTGAAAAAGACCGGAAAATCAAAGCAGTTATTTTAAAGATCGACTCTCCGGGTGGGACGGTTACCGCAAGTGACATTCTTTATCATGAAATTGCTGCTTTTAAAAATCGTACCGGCATAAAACTGGTGGTCGCCATGATGGATGTGGCTGCATCAGGCGGATATTACATTGCCCTGCCTGCCGATTTTATTCTGGCACATCCGACCAGCATCACCGGCTCAATCGGCGTTATCTTTATGCAGCCAAAAGTAAACCGCCTTATGGAAAAAATCGGTGTCGGCCTGGACATAAATAAATCCGGTAAAAACAAGGATATGGGTTCACCCTTTCGCCATACCACTCATGAGGAACGACAAATTTTTCAGGACCTGACGGATGAACTGGGAAAACGTTTTTTAAATCTTGTCTCCACACACCGAAAACTGGATAAAAATCAACTGGCAAAAATCTCAACCGCCCGAATATATCTTGCCCCCAAAGCACTTGAACTCGGTTTGATTGACCAGATCGGGTACCTTGAGGATGCGATAAAAAAGACCTGTAAACTGGCGAAACTCCCTCAAGATGCCAGGGTTGTTATATATCGCCGCACACAATACCCCAATGACAACCTGTATAATACCGCAGTTGACCGGCAGGGCGGACAGGGTTTGTCCCTCATTGATTTAAACCTTCCCCAATCAACCCGTCCCTTGAATACAGGGTTTTACTATCTGTGGATGCCATAA
- a CDS encoding adenylate/guanylate cyclase domain-containing protein has product MQCPKCQFDNPEGMKFCVECGNKLETICSKCGFSNSPGFKFCGECGHNLTISSEPLPKDLSFDEKLDKIQKYLPKGLTEKILAQRDRIEGERKQVTVMFCDMEGFTRLSEKLGPEDAYVIMDKVYEILIHKVHDYGGTVNEMTGDGILAFFGAPIALEDAPQRAIRSSLAIHREMAKFDETLKNEKKTISPLRMRIGIHTGSVVVGTLGNDLHMEFKAVGDTVNLASRIESLAAPGTTYTSENTFKLTEGLFRFESQGQRTVKGKNQPVAVYRVVSPSMRRTRFDVNAESGLTPFIGRGRELELLMDSFDRAREGSGQTVLMVAEAGMGKSRLLYEFRKLILNEDATFFEGRCFSYSRTLPYHPVADILKSEFAITDDESSEAARKKVKAGLKAYEADENLTLPYLLEVLSVKDSGIDDIPLSPETKKDRIFEAVKLLVLKGSAIRPLVLAIEDLHWMDKSSEEMIKDLISSISGHRVLLILTYRPEGVANLSGKSYVNQINLLRLTNRQILNMIKSILATDAIDPSLVDLLLQRAEGVPFFIEEYLQSLKELKIITRDRGRYRLVKELDAVAVPSTIQDVIMARVDALPEEARGVLRNGAVIEREFSYGLIKQVTGLPERELLVNLSLLKDVELVYERGIFPDTTYVFKHALTREVLYNAILPEKQRTLHAKIGLAIEQIYEKNIEEHYGLLVDHFIAGGLYEKGAEYAKLAAKRAVRSISYKEAIDHSKSVIFCLERMPKTDAVSKKIIDVRAALAGYHLYLGQPSQAMEAVSPIVELAETMNYEKMLPAIYTAVGAYVLWVEEDYLKGLATMKKAMALSERLSNHVFFWIAGYFIGLTSAWQCQFDESLFSHNRCIALMESVKRPGLIATTKSWIGAHTYCFEGKLQKARESILEAVEAAQQSNELVTIGMADSGFGVVCFYQGLLDEAIPRLLEGVEICRKRSNYAWAAYASLYLGLIFFETREFENSRKYFLEMISMVRASIKIPSWIHMGLLLLTRTEVYMGQYDSTIDELTHKYENSRIKIFEGWMANTIGEILLYGNAEHRPEARKWIKRAIIADERNGMRWHLAKDYILYSNFLNKCGEHQKERQYLEMAVETFTACGADGWVEKYEKQLETFI; this is encoded by the coding sequence ATGCAATGCCCAAAGTGTCAGTTTGATAACCCGGAAGGTATGAAATTCTGTGTTGAATGTGGCAATAAGTTAGAAACAATTTGCTCTAAATGCGGGTTCAGCAATTCACCAGGTTTTAAATTCTGTGGTGAGTGCGGCCACAATCTCACCATATCTTCAGAACCTCTTCCTAAAGATCTTTCCTTTGATGAGAAATTAGACAAAATCCAAAAATATCTTCCCAAAGGTTTAACCGAAAAGATTTTGGCTCAAAGAGACAGAATTGAAGGTGAGCGCAAGCAGGTCACCGTGATGTTCTGTGATATGGAAGGTTTTACTAGGCTTTCTGAAAAACTCGGCCCGGAAGATGCCTATGTTATCATGGACAAGGTCTATGAAATACTTATTCATAAGGTTCATGACTATGGGGGAACTGTAAATGAAATGACGGGTGATGGAATATTAGCCTTTTTTGGTGCCCCCATTGCATTGGAGGATGCGCCTCAACGAGCGATTCGTTCTTCCCTGGCTATTCATCGAGAAATGGCGAAATTCGATGAAACTTTGAAAAACGAGAAAAAAACGATCAGTCCATTGAGAATGCGAATTGGAATTCATACAGGTTCTGTGGTCGTAGGAACCTTGGGAAATGATCTTCACATGGAGTTTAAAGCGGTCGGCGATACGGTTAATCTGGCTTCCAGAATAGAAAGTCTGGCAGCACCTGGTACAACCTATACCTCTGAGAATACCTTTAAATTAACCGAAGGCTTGTTCCGCTTTGAATCCCAGGGGCAGAGAACAGTCAAAGGCAAGAATCAGCCGGTGGCCGTGTACCGTGTGGTATCGCCCAGCATGAGAAGAACACGATTCGATGTCAACGCCGAGAGCGGTTTGACGCCCTTTATCGGCAGAGGGCGTGAGTTAGAGCTTTTGATGGACAGCTTTGATCGTGCCAGGGAGGGAAGCGGCCAAACTGTACTGATGGTTGCTGAGGCAGGCATGGGTAAATCCCGGCTGCTTTATGAGTTTAGAAAGCTTATTCTCAATGAAGATGCCACCTTTTTCGAGGGACGCTGCTTTTCATACAGCAGAACGCTTCCCTATCACCCGGTGGCTGATATTCTCAAATCCGAATTTGCCATTACAGATGATGAGTCAAGTGAAGCGGCCAGGAAAAAGGTGAAAGCAGGTCTGAAAGCCTATGAGGCTGATGAGAACCTGACGCTGCCATATCTTCTTGAGGTCTTGTCTGTAAAGGATAGCGGCATTGATGATATCCCCCTGAGCCCTGAAACAAAGAAAGATCGTATTTTTGAAGCTGTCAAGCTTCTCGTTTTAAAAGGATCCGCCATAAGGCCGCTGGTGCTGGCGATCGAGGATTTGCACTGGATGGATAAAAGCTCGGAAGAGATGATCAAGGATCTGATCAGCAGCATTTCCGGTCATCGTGTACTTCTCATATTGACCTATCGACCAGAAGGTGTTGCCAATTTGTCTGGAAAATCCTACGTCAACCAGATCAACCTGCTGCGGCTCACCAACCGACAAATCCTGAACATGATAAAAAGCATCCTGGCCACAGATGCCATTGATCCCTCGCTGGTCGATCTTCTGCTACAACGGGCCGAAGGGGTTCCGTTTTTTATTGAAGAATATTTGCAGTCTCTTAAAGAACTTAAAATTATCACCAGAGACAGAGGGCGCTACCGTTTGGTAAAAGAGTTGGATGCGGTCGCGGTCCCTTCTACGATTCAGGATGTGATTATGGCACGGGTGGATGCATTACCTGAAGAAGCCCGGGGGGTGCTTCGAAACGGCGCTGTAATTGAAAGAGAGTTCAGCTACGGATTGATTAAACAGGTCACCGGTTTGCCTGAACGTGAGCTGCTGGTTAATTTGTCCCTGTTAAAAGATGTGGAACTTGTCTATGAACGTGGCATCTTTCCGGATACCACTTATGTGTTTAAGCATGCTCTAACCCGCGAAGTATTGTACAACGCCATCTTGCCGGAGAAACAAAGAACTTTACATGCCAAAATCGGCCTAGCCATCGAACAGATATACGAGAAGAACATAGAGGAACATTACGGTTTGCTGGTGGATCACTTTATCGCCGGCGGTCTTTACGAAAAGGGTGCAGAATACGCTAAGCTGGCGGCAAAAAGAGCCGTCCGATCGATTTCATACAAAGAAGCCATCGACCATTCGAAAAGCGTTATCTTTTGCCTTGAGCGGATGCCAAAAACCGACGCTGTATCGAAGAAGATCATTGATGTCCGTGCGGCACTGGCAGGCTACCATTTGTATTTAGGACAACCATCACAAGCGATGGAAGCCGTGAGCCCCATCGTTGAACTGGCTGAAACAATGAATTATGAAAAAATGCTACCGGCCATTTATACTGCAGTAGGTGCATATGTCTTATGGGTGGAGGAAGATTATCTAAAGGGACTGGCGACCATGAAGAAAGCGATGGCGTTGTCCGAGAGACTATCCAATCATGTATTCTTTTGGATAGCCGGTTACTTTATCGGCTTGACTTCAGCCTGGCAGTGTCAGTTCGATGAATCGCTTTTTTCTCACAACAGATGTATTGCACTCATGGAATCCGTCAAGAGACCAGGTCTGATTGCAACCACTAAAAGTTGGATCGGTGCACACACGTACTGTTTCGAGGGCAAATTACAGAAAGCCAGAGAATCTATTTTAGAGGCAGTTGAAGCAGCCCAACAAAGCAATGAACTGGTTACGATCGGAATGGCTGATTCCGGCTTTGGTGTCGTCTGTTTTTATCAAGGCTTGTTGGATGAGGCAATACCCCGTCTTTTAGAAGGTGTCGAGATCTGTCGAAAGAGATCGAACTACGCTTGGGCGGCATACGCGTCTCTTTATCTGGGTTTAATCTTTTTTGAAACGAGGGAGTTCGAAAACTCACGCAAATATTTTTTAGAAATGATTTCCATGGTTAGAGCTAGCATAAAAATTCCATCATGGATACATATGGGATTGTTATTGTTGACACGGACCGAGGTTTATATGGGGCAGTATGACAGTACAATCGATGAGTTAACGCATAAATATGAGAATAGTCGCATAAAGATTTTTGAAGGTTGGATGGCAAACACCATCGGGGAAATTTTGTTATATGGGAATGCTGAACATCGTCCTGAAGCCCGCAAATGGATAAAGAGGGCTATTATCGCCGATGAACGAAATGGCATGCGATGGCATCTGGCAAAAGATTATATCCTGTATTCGAATTTTCTGAATAAATGTGGAGAGCATCAAAAAGAACGACAATACCTGGAAATGGCAGTTGAAACCTTTACGGCGTGCGGAGCCGATGGTTGGGTGGAAAAATATGAAAAGCAATTGGAAACATTTATATAA
- a CDS encoding ABC transporter substrate-binding protein: MKNLIYTVLFILIFSQVAVADDKKEAEKALKDKLESVIVVLEKKDMDQQVKKKEIVEIVTPIFNFSLMSKLTLGKKHWPSLTKDQQGKFTELFTQRLKDSYLDKMLLYTDEKIEYEAPVQAGKKVQIPTILTSKDNKISMRYKLYKSKQSWKIYDIEIQGVSLISTYRSQFDEILRKKTVDDLLVKLEKPEKK, encoded by the coding sequence ATGAAAAACCTTATATATACTGTTTTGTTTATTTTGATTTTCAGCCAGGTGGCTGTTGCCGACGATAAAAAGGAGGCTGAGAAAGCATTAAAAGACAAGCTGGAATCAGTCATTGTTGTGCTGGAAAAAAAGGATATGGATCAGCAGGTGAAAAAAAAGGAAATTGTTGAAATTGTAACCCCCATTTTCAACTTTTCATTAATGTCCAAGCTGACTCTGGGTAAAAAACACTGGCCGAGCCTGACCAAAGATCAGCAAGGAAAATTTACCGAACTTTTTACCCAACGCCTGAAAGATTCATACCTTGACAAAATGCTGCTGTATACCGACGAAAAGATCGAGTATGAGGCACCTGTTCAAGCCGGAAAAAAAGTACAAATTCCAACCATACTGACATCAAAAGACAATAAAATATCAATGCGTTACAAACTTTATAAATCAAAGCAAAGCTGGAAGATTTACGATATTGAAATCCAGGGTGTCAGCCTCATATCCACCTACCGGTCTCAGTTTGACGAAATCCTGAGAAAAAAAACGGTGGATGACCTTCTTGTAAAACTGGAAAAGCCCGAAAAGAAATAA
- a CDS encoding MMPL family transporter — MIKFHSIPTWFFDKLILEYPKLVIICFLVMTSFLGYKTKDFKLDASAETLMLEDDEDLRYSRLINSRYGENDFLFVTYTPEDDLFSEKSLAKLKQLRNELRKLKSVSSVVSILDVPLLESPPVPIKELATSVQTLESPTVDKKLAKIELSQSPIYQNSLISPDLKTANLQVNFPIDETWRDLLTRRNRLRGKQANGPLSDTEKAELEKASRQFQAHRDLMRESRHKDIAEIRAIMVKYRQDARLFLGGVSMIADDMVSFIKNDLKIFGIGVFFFLIVTLSIIFRKLRWVMLPMLCCGFSAISMIGLLGLFDWEVTVISSNFISLQLIITMAVTIHLIVRYRELSQKNPDADQRKLVLDTVRLKLKPCLYAGLTTIAGFGSLLLCNILPVITFGWMMIAGITVSLFVTFMLFPASVMLLDKEKVKPKSDVKFSLTSILAKFTEGHGSLIMVISVIAFVISAMGIAKLVVENSFIDYFKHTTEIYQGMKVIDQKLGGTTPLDVIVEIEKPKTDLTPDASPAPSKKETANTDEFAEFDEFDKAVDDDKYWFTSEKMDQVKKIHDYLDDLPETGKVMSLGTMMQIAEKLNNGKPLDNFTLALLYSELPEEFKNIVLKPYVSVENDQVRFSIRIIDSEKSLKRNELLKRIYHDLTGKLELKKENVHLTGMMVLYNNMLQSLFDSQILTLGITVLALMGMFLILFRSIKIALIAIFPNLLSIGVVLGFMGWLKIPLDMMTITIAAISVGIAVDDTIHYIHRFKQEFKLDQNYLKAVHRSHGSIGYAMYYTSLTIIIGFSILVLSNFIPSIYFGLLTGLAMLIALIAALTLLPQLIVLIKPFGPEPIEE, encoded by the coding sequence ATGATTAAATTTCATTCCATACCCACATGGTTTTTCGATAAACTCATTCTTGAATATCCCAAACTGGTCATTATCTGTTTTCTTGTTATGACCTCTTTCCTCGGCTACAAAACAAAGGATTTCAAGCTCGATGCTTCAGCGGAAACCCTGATGTTGGAAGACGATGAAGACCTTCGTTATTCGCGCCTGATCAATTCACGCTATGGTGAAAACGACTTTTTATTTGTGACCTATACGCCTGAAGATGACCTGTTCTCGGAAAAATCCCTGGCAAAGCTTAAACAGCTTAGAAACGAATTACGGAAGCTAAAATCGGTATCCTCTGTGGTGTCCATACTCGATGTCCCCCTGCTGGAAAGCCCGCCGGTGCCGATCAAGGAGCTGGCCACCAGTGTCCAGACATTGGAATCACCCACGGTTGATAAAAAACTGGCCAAAATCGAGCTCAGCCAAAGTCCCATTTACCAAAATTCGCTTATCAGCCCGGATCTTAAAACAGCCAACCTCCAGGTTAACTTTCCCATTGATGAAACCTGGCGCGATTTGTTGACTCGCCGCAATCGGCTTCGGGGAAAACAGGCCAACGGTCCACTGTCAGATACCGAGAAGGCTGAATTGGAAAAAGCCTCCCGGCAGTTTCAAGCCCACCGGGACCTGATGAGAGAAAGCCGGCATAAGGATATTGCCGAAATCCGCGCAATCATGGTTAAATACCGTCAGGACGCCAGGCTTTTCCTGGGGGGCGTGAGCATGATTGCAGATGATATGGTTAGTTTTATCAAAAATGATCTTAAGATATTCGGTATCGGGGTGTTCTTTTTTTTGATTGTCACTCTAAGTATTATTTTCCGAAAATTGCGCTGGGTCATGTTGCCCATGCTCTGCTGTGGTTTTTCCGCCATTTCGATGATCGGACTCCTGGGCCTGTTCGACTGGGAAGTGACGGTAATATCCTCTAATTTTATATCGCTGCAGCTCATTATTACCATGGCGGTAACAATTCATCTCATCGTGCGTTACCGGGAACTTTCACAAAAGAACCCTGATGCCGACCAGCGAAAGCTTGTGCTGGATACTGTCCGTTTGAAGCTAAAGCCCTGCCTTTATGCCGGGCTGACCACCATTGCCGGCTTTGGTTCACTTTTGCTGTGCAATATCCTGCCGGTCATCACTTTTGGCTGGATGATGATTGCCGGTATTACCGTCTCTTTATTTGTCACCTTTATGCTTTTTCCTGCCTCGGTCATGCTGCTGGACAAAGAAAAAGTCAAACCCAAATCGGATGTAAAATTCTCGCTCACTTCGATTCTGGCAAAATTTACCGAAGGGCACGGCTCTCTGATTATGGTAATCAGCGTGATTGCCTTTGTGATCAGCGCCATGGGAATTGCAAAACTGGTGGTGGAAAACAGCTTTATCGATTATTTTAAGCATACCACCGAAATCTACCAGGGCATGAAGGTCATTGATCAAAAACTCGGCGGCACCACCCCACTGGATGTGATTGTGGAAATTGAAAAGCCTAAAACCGATTTGACGCCGGATGCTTCCCCAGCCCCATCAAAAAAAGAGACGGCAAATACCGATGAATTTGCCGAATTCGACGAATTCGATAAAGCCGTAGACGATGATAAGTACTGGTTTACTTCTGAAAAGATGGACCAGGTGAAGAAAATTCATGATTATCTTGACGATCTTCCGGAAACCGGTAAGGTCATGTCCCTGGGAACGATGATGCAGATTGCCGAAAAGCTGAACAACGGTAAGCCTCTGGACAATTTTACACTGGCATTGCTGTATAGTGAGCTGCCTGAGGAATTTAAAAATATCGTGCTTAAGCCTTATGTGTCGGTGGAGAATGACCAGGTTCGTTTCTCAATCCGCATCATTGACTCAGAAAAATCTTTAAAACGAAACGAGCTGTTAAAGCGGATATATCATGATCTGACCGGCAAACTTGAATTAAAAAAAGAAAATGTTCATTTAACCGGAATGATGGTGCTGTATAACAACATGCTGCAAAGCCTGTTTGATTCTCAGATCCTGACCCTGGGAATAACCGTGCTGGCGCTGATGGGTATGTTTTTGATCCTGTTCAGATCAATCAAAATAGCGTTGATCGCCATTTTCCCCAACCTGCTTTCCATTGGCGTGGTGCTGGGGTTTATGGGCTGGCTGAAGATTCCCCTTGACATGATGACCATTACCATTGCGGCGATAAGTGTCGGCATTGCGGTGGATGATACCATTCACTATATCCACCGGTTCAAACAGGAGTTTAAGCTCGATCAAAATTACCTGAAAGCGGTTCACCGCTCTCACGGAAGCATCGGCTACGCCATGTACTACACGTCACTGACGATCATTATCGGATTTTCCATTCTGGTTCTGTCTAATTTTATCCCCAGTATTTATTTCGGTCTGCTTACAGGGCTTGCCATGCTCATTGCCCTGATTGCCGCCCTGACCCTGCTTCCACAACTGATCGTCCTTATAAAACCCTTTGGCCCGGAACCGATAGAAGAATAG
- a CDS encoding IMP cyclohydrolase, whose translation MAEDLKKMYKTIMDDHFPPNMEVSFIDGDHRQTLFYEKVVWTVDNINKGLRYGENPGQEAALFRLVNGNLVLGQTETIQPGRFLASDIELLQSGKHPGKTNLTDADNALNILRYFVDRPTVVIVKHNNPCGVARSDSLAEAYAKANMADRIAAFGGCIALNRPVDRETAEEISKQYAEVVVAPDFEEGVMDIFARKKNLRIVRIDNINRLQNFVGQRCVEFKSLIDGGVIAQWSFVPKARDKGDLSLAECEYKGKTYTIEREPTQQEYDDLIFGWLVESGITSNSVIYVKDQVTVGIGTGEQDRVGVAEIARDKAYRKLADRYCFEMHAIPYNELTDKEKKEDIDSKVAQEKGGLIGAAMVSDAFFPFRDGVDVGIKEGVTSVIQPGGSGNDYQSIEACNEAGVTMVYTGQRSFKH comes from the coding sequence ATGGCTGAAGATCTGAAAAAAATGTACAAAACCATTATGGATGACCACTTTCCACCAAATATGGAAGTAAGCTTTATTGACGGCGATCACCGGCAGACACTTTTTTACGAAAAAGTGGTCTGGACCGTAGATAACATAAACAAGGGACTGAGATACGGCGAAAATCCGGGCCAGGAAGCGGCCCTTTTCAGGCTGGTAAACGGCAACCTGGTTTTGGGCCAGACTGAAACCATTCAACCGGGCCGGTTTCTGGCTTCAGATATTGAGTTGCTGCAATCCGGCAAACATCCCGGCAAAACCAATTTAACCGATGCCGATAATGCCCTGAACATCCTCAGGTATTTTGTGGACCGACCCACAGTGGTTATTGTTAAGCACAACAACCCCTGCGGGGTAGCCAGGTCGGATTCTTTGGCTGAGGCCTATGCCAAGGCCAATATGGCGGACAGAATAGCCGCATTCGGCGGATGTATCGCCCTTAACAGGCCGGTTGACCGGGAAACGGCGGAAGAAATTTCCAAGCAGTATGCTGAAGTGGTGGTAGCGCCTGATTTTGAAGAAGGCGTGATGGATATTTTTGCCAGGAAGAAAAACTTAAGAATTGTTCGGATTGACAATATAAACAGGCTGCAAAACTTTGTGGGCCAAAGGTGCGTGGAATTTAAAAGCCTAATAGACGGTGGGGTGATTGCCCAGTGGTCATTTGTTCCCAAGGCCAGGGATAAAGGCGACTTGAGCCTTGCCGAGTGTGAATATAAGGGCAAAACATATACAATTGAAAGGGAGCCCACCCAGCAGGAATATGATGATTTAATTTTCGGCTGGCTGGTTGAGTCGGGAATTACGTCAAACTCCGTTATTTATGTCAAAGACCAGGTAACTGTTGGAATAGGAACAGGAGAGCAGGACAGGGTAGGGGTCGCCGAGATTGCCCGGGACAAAGCATACCGAAAGCTTGCGGATCGTTACTGCTTTGAAATGCATGCCATTCCCTATAACGAATTGACAGATAAAGAAAAAAAGGAAGACATCGATTCAAAGGTGGCCCAAGAAAAGGGCGGCTTGATCGGGGCGGCCATGGTCAGCGATGCATTCTTTCCTTTCCGGGACGGCGTGGATGTGGGAATAAAAGAGGGCGTTACCTCAGTCATCCAGCCGGGAGGTTCAGGAAACGACTACCAGTCCATCGAAGCATGTAACGAAGCCGGCGTTACCATGGTGTATACCGGGCAGAGAAGTTTCAAACACTGA